The following nucleotide sequence is from Salvia splendens isolate huo1 chromosome 2, SspV2, whole genome shotgun sequence.
CATTAGAACTTGCATCATTCTTATTTTGCAAAGGGGCAAGTGTGGAAACGAGATCTGTTGTCTTTGGCCTCTCCCTTGGCTCATACTGCAAACACTGTGAAGCAAGATCAAAAACAGCAGTGGCCTCTTCAGTTGAAAAATTCCCCTCTAAATGGGAATCCATTAGTAGAAGAATATTCTTTCCTCGTATCATATCAAGTGCCTGAAATGTAGAAAATTATTATAAGATGACAGTCACCAAAAAATTCAGTAACAGCACAATATcaatagaaaaaattataatcAGAGCAACACGTGTGCACCACAACCATGACAGTGACAAAATAACGTGAAATACAAAAAAATGTGAAGCCGGAATAAGCAGGTCAACAAAAAAGCCAATCACCATATATTCTCACTTGAGAAAATAATGCCAAACCCACTTATTCATTGAGGAATCATTTTAGCTGGAATATATACCAAGTCTTGGAAAAGTGTTCAAAAGAATATTGTTGTAATAGTGAGAGAGTAATATATCAGAATGAATAAGTAATCAAATATTGGTTAAGAGCAGTGAATTCATGTATTTCTCCATACATGTTTTCCCTTGTACAAATACATCCAAATTGCTCCGTTGGGGTAGTGGAGGAGAATTTCAAATCATAGCAAAAAACATAAATAGCAAAATGCAAATACGTACATGACTTGGAGGAATATGCTTTCCACTAAGAAGATCCAGAAGGACGGTTCCAAAGCTGAAAACGACACTTTCCTGAGTGACCCTCCCTACAAGAGATTCCCGTCACATGCTAATACTCTTGAGAGAAAGAAACAATAGGGGAAAATGTAACATAACACAACCAAATCAGGAAAAGCAAAGGTGCTTGAATAAAATCATCAATTAAGAACAATTTTTCCAACTCAATATTAGACAATTCACTTCACGGAATGCTCCAGAAAATACCATACCTACATGACAGTAAACCTAAGTCAGCACTGAGAGCTAACAACTGCTATGCAAGGTTTTGTACTGATTTTCCAATAAAACCGTATTTTCCCATGCTAATGTATAATGGTGCAAGTAAACTAAGCTCAGGGATATTGCTCAAAATCTAGGAGAATTGTCTGATGCTCATCCTTGCAGCACTAAGTCACACCAActtttaaaaagataaaatcatGATCCGCAATGGAAAACATATAAAAATTGGTTTATAATACAAAGAACTTTAAGAACTCAGTCTAACTTACCATTTCTTAGATACTCCGGAGGTGTATAAGCAAGATTTGTGCTATAACTTTTACCATCCCTGCTATTCTTCATCAACCCAAAACAGGAAAGACGCGGGTCTCCATTCTGCGAAAACTAGCCTCGTCAACAAACgtacacattaaaaaaaactaggGCCCAACTGCATGCAAAATATGCATATAGCAAGACTGAAAAAAACCCTAGCTTAGATATAGTAATAGAACAAGAAGATGCTTCAAAAGCTTAAAATAATTAACCTCGTCAAAGAGAACCCTGTAAGCATTTAAGTCATGGTACAGGGGGCGACCTTCCCTGGTGCAATAATCAAGCGCTTCAGCAATATATAGAGCAACTCTCAAACGCATGGTCCACTCAGGGGTTTGATTCTCCCCTGCAGAAGGTGGAGAAGAAAACTTTTAGAATAGAATTGAGAGATAAACAAAGGGCATCATAAATTCAATTTCACGGTTTCTATCGAAATGCTCAATGGCGGAGAGAGACGAGCCCATCCTTGTGCACCCCCTTTAGCAAGCAGAAAGCCCGGACCACGATGAAGGTATTTAATACGACAAAACATTACAGGTACCAAAGTCTGTACCAGGCAGATTGCTGCCAAGGATAATAAGACAATAATATGATTTTCTCATAATCCCATGTTGCCGGAATGAATGAAAAAAGACATAGATATGATCCACAAACTCAGAATCGAAAGAACTATAATGATTAATGAGACAAAGGAACTGAGATGATTTAGCAAAACAAGAAGTTCCTAGAGTATCTATTTTATCTGGCAAATCAAATGGTTACCTTACCATCTGATCCAAAATGGTTATCTCTAATTAACAGAAAAATCACAACAATCCTTAAGGACCTATTTAACACATTTTATATCTGAACATGGCCAACATTGTTGATGGCTAAGAGAAACTTCGTGACAGACCTCAGGAACTTTTTAAGTTTATTGAGTTCATTAAGGTTAGCCTAGCTACTCAACCTTATGCCATCAGACAATTAGCAGATAACTTGCTACAGAATACAGACACTCCCTATATTCCCTGTGCCAATAAAAATCATTCTCCTGGATGATCCCAATCTTATGCCACGTTTCTTACATCcgaaacaagaaacaaatatccaAGGCCAAACCTTCACCTTGGTTCCTACCATCATTCATCCTAAAATCACTCATAACTCCACCAATAAAAGAGTTTAAAAGACCAGGAGCACAGACAGCCTCACAATCCATAACATGCTTTAAACAGATTATAGCAGCAATCAATATACCAACTCTACAGAATCACCCCCAAAAAGAGATGGTCCTTGGATTTGACAAAAATGTGTAATGCCAATCAAAGACAAACTAACCACAGATTTAAGCTCACATAAATTCAACAACAGAGCCTTACAGTGAAATAAATGCTTAGCGAGAGTCTCATTCGGCATAAATTCAGCAACGAGAAGCCTCTCATCCCCATCGCAACAATAGCCTATCAGATTAGCCAGCCTCTTATGCCTCAGCTTCCCCACCTCCTTCGCCTCCTCCTACACATCAATCGAGACATATCAAACAGTTCATAAACTCAAAACCTAGTTCCCAGCTCATTAAATACCAATCAAATTAAATACGATACACACGGCAAACTGTTTAGGATCAGGCCACGCCATTTTCGTGAACTTCTTCACTGCGATCCAGCGCTGGTTCTGCAGGCGTCCTTCGTAGACGACATTGGGCGCTTTCTCGCCGCTCTCCGATACGATCTTGTCGGAGCTGAAGTTGCCGGTGGCGGACTTCAGCTCCGCCAGCGAGAACTCGGCGAATCCGCCGGTGGCCGCTCCgttcacggaggaggagcggCGGTGGCCGTGCTGCAGCTGCTGGTGATCCTTCTCCGCCGCGCGCGGTGGATACCCCTTAGATACGCAGCAGCCCATGGCGACTCGGTTGAGTTGACTCACCCGCAGCTgaaattgttgaatcaatctgTAGCTCGGAAAATCAATCACGCAATCATATGGCTGGAGTTTTATAAGTTTGCACTATTTTGGTTTGCAAATGCGAATTTTATAAGTATACTTTTTTGGCaatagaaatttaaagaatTCGTTCGTTCGTGCGTGCTATGATATGTGGAGAAAAAGGGATTCAAAAGTTTAAAACTTTGGAAGAAAAATCTTACTTCTACTCTTTTTCCCTTCTTCTcagtttttttccttttctattttgtgtttagttttTCATCATCACAATATTTTGTTTCTGTATTTGGTAGAAGGTATAATACTCCCTTaggctatccacaatggcgcccagcgcaccgcctagccgagcgccggcgctaggcggtcgctaggcgaaccattgcagcttccgaaaaccgccgagcggtttttcggaattaaaaatcgcctagcgctaggcggtcgacgggcgctgggcgatgcgctgggcgatccgctcggcgccattgcagcgcaTCGCCCAACGGGTCTTTGAAGCTGGTCGTTGGTGACAGACATTATGTCTGATGACTCCAGCAATCCCTACAGGTGGaattggcctataaataggcatgcatccctTGCATTCTCTACACAACAAACTCAAGAATTCTTGCATAcacactctctccctctctgcataatcttcctgtcgaagctctgccctcgcctTACTCCTGTTCGCCGAAGATCTGCCgttagcggtgctgctacttcagagacgaagtcgttttatctttggggacgacacggcaatccgagagcactaccggggcgtatctcgtcttgcggaaagagaacttctcgactcggcttaccgttTTCCACATGTTTATTCCATGTAATTTTTCAGTTGATTCCGTGTAATTTTCGTATACTCAAAACCAACGGTAATCTTTTTAGTCATAATGTTTTAGTTATTCTCAAAATGGTCAAAGTCTAAGAAACACCCTCATGTGagaattttactaaaataacGCCAACAAGGTTTCCAAAGAAaatacttatttaatttatgaatataaaataatagtacaaccaaaaaaggaaatagagTCGGTCAACAAGCAAGTATTTGGATTGTTCCTTTCTAGAATTAATTGCTGGCCAAATCATTTTCCACAAGACGAAATTTTGTCTACTATTCAATGAGAATGGGGTAGATGAGAAATTGAGAATGGATCGAAGTCGAACATACTATATCGATTAGGATCACTGTATTTCAATTCAACTACATTTACATTTATTTGAATCATTTCTTTTggtatgaaaatttaaaattgatgtTTATTAATCAAGtggaaaaaaatgatatataaaaAAGAGAACAAAGCAGGAGagacaaaagagaaagagaacagaaataaatttatattgCCAAAATGAAATGGTACAAATAATTTGGGAtgatctaaaataaaatatgttgtGAGTAGCTTAGGATGAAGAAAATAGTAGATTATAAGtattatatactactagtagtagGGGTTAAGGGACTCTTGCGCAATTCTCTTCTTGAATCCATTCTCTCTCGCCGACAGTATAATTATATAATcgattttgtttaattataatatggattaaataccAATCAAAATCCTTTATCGACAATGCTGAATTTTTTCCATAGATTGTTGtgatttgaattaaaaaaaaggaagaaatacAAAATGACAAACCAAACAATGTatctgatgaatccgcgaattttcggtggtgatgaatgctggtagAAAATAcggatcacgacacagagaatttacgtggttcgatttactgaggtaaatctacgtccacgggaagaaaagagggcagagttgtattgcttgatctgttttctacagcttacaatacagacttgctattttgtatttgatctctagaaagcgagagagtctaaccctatctatctgatctaggttctatttatacaaaggaccaagatcgtggcatgcagcaccatttactaggtagtggatgtcgtggagatcgtggcgatcttgcatgggtccactatcctgcatgagttaacgactgcttgacaccactaaatagatcgtgggtgtagtggaggtggaaatcctgcatgagtccactatctcctagttcggtcgaatactgagaccgaactgctgaattattgccgagcagcttttgccgatctgagagtagagcttgatgccgacctgagagcagagtttgattggttggcttttaccgagctgtaggctggggccgaactctttgattgtgccgaactgaactctttagtcatgccggactgatactctttagtcatgccgaactgatactctttcttgggctttaggctgatgggctttgctgctgttgggcttgtttagtacgtactccatcactaccccccccgaaaagtgaagtgaatcacttcggcattctggataaaggtacggggtaagttgatgtttgtcctcggtctgatgaagtgaactcttctttgaccggacttggtttgcgtcctaatttggcgagttttatcgctcggatcgaactttccgttgtcctaatttggggatcggactttcccttgtcctaattcggcgagttttatcgcgtggatcggactttcccttgtcctaattcaggcaagttttatcgcgtgaatcggacttttgttgcagttcgtttcagacgaagtgcttgatttttaagccgaattgtggtcttgtatcctctttagaagcttggacttcacaatcgttggcttattgcagttcgtttcagacgaactgcttgtttaagctgaattgtggtcttgtatcctctttagaagctttgacttacaatcgttggcttgttgcagctcgtttcagacgaactgcttgtttaagctgaattgtggtcttgtatcttctgtagaagctttgactcacaatcgttggcttgtatatgttctaagaaggggatcagccttcgaagaacaagatacctcagtaacatttgtaagagacgacacgcacagagacagacaaaacacacagacaaaacgcacagagacaaataaagaccaagtaaaccaaataaagcacattgactgaacaggactcaagactgactgaccggactgtctcttacaaatggaactttttgaggttggaaatgtgccatgttcggggtacctgttctcctgacatgtgagccaatttgtaagaccctttgccgaggacttctgacacccgatacggaccttcccatgtgggttcgagcttgcccagcttttctgctcggcttacttcgttgtttctcaagacgagatctcccacttgaaattgcagcttcttcaccctttggttgtaataccgggctacttgctccttgtacttggctgcttttatgcatgccaattctcttctttcttcggcgagatctagctcggctctcagtccgtcgtcattcatttctgaggagaaatttagagttcggggactgggtatgccgatctccaccggaatcacggcttcagtgccgtacacaagactgtacggagtttcaccgctggaggttgtgggtgtagttcggtaggaccataggacttgagggagattttctacccattgtcctttggcttgttctaaccgagcttttaaccctttcaccaggatacgatttgttacctccgttagtccgtttgcttgtggatgagagaccgaagtgaaccgctgttgaatattcagctcttggcaccaattcttgaacgtcttgtcggtgaactgagtcccgttatccgagatgaggatgtggggtatgccaaatcggcacactatgttcttccagacgaaatccaatgccttcgagctcgttatcgtagctaatggttcagcttccacccacttcgtaaagtagtccacggcaacgattaggaatttcatttgccgaggagcttgaggaagtggtcccactatgtctatgccccattgcatgaaaggccaagggctttgcatagtggatagatcggtctgcggcatccttgggatatttgcatgaatttggcacttcgtacacttcttgacgagctgcactgcctcttgtaccatggttggccaataatatccccatctcagaacttttttagctaaagctctggctccgatgtggctaccgcacgatccttcatgaacttctctgaggatgtagtccgtctcttctggtcctacgcaccgcaataacggctggaggtaagactttctaaagaggactccttcatgaagttcgtaccgaagtgctcggcacgtgatcttccgagcttctctcttatcctcgggcaattgtccttgatccagatactgcaagatcggcgtcatccagttcggcgagctggatactgaatgtacctcggcttcatcaatgcttcgatgcattaattcttccgcctttgagctcggatctgaggccaacttacttaaggtatctgctcggctattttccgctctgggaatgcggattatccgaaaataggagaaacttcggctgatgctttgcgctttgtccaaatacttcttcattctctcgtcacgagcttcacttgtacccaacatgtgatttactatgacttgtgaatcacaatggactttgagagatttgacgagcagactttgcgctaactggagtccggccaggagggcttcgtactcggcttcattattagtagtggggaataggaaccgaagtgagtaggttacctcgtgtccgtcgggagcgacaagtaaaataccagctccacttcccatcttgtttgaagctccatctacgaatccgctccagcagtccggcggctcttcttcggattccaagggctgtgctagttcggtattggcagaatttttctgttcggcaatgacagggattgcttgatcgaacttggcctctgcaagaaaatctgccaaggcttgtcccttgatggcttttcgaggtaggtactcgattgagtgttctcccagctctatggcccatttggcgattctgcctgatgcttctggcttggtcaaaacttgccgaagaggcagatcggttaagacgcataccttgtgagcatagaagtatggccgcagtctccttgctgcatttactaacgccagagcaattttctccagaggttgataccttgtttctggacctcttaatgctcggcttgtaaagtagatgggaaactgctttaggccttcttctcgtacaagcaccgcgctaatggtttgatcggatgccgctaagtataagaaaattacttcggcttcggttggagcagagagaataggaagctcggctagataacttttgagctcgtcaaaggcctttttctgctcggctccccactcgaactttggtgcctttttcaacaccttgaagaacggcagttgcttttcggctgcttgggaaaggaatcgattcagtgcggctagacatccggttagcctttgcacgtcatgtatggacttcggtattgccatgttctgaacgacttgaacttttgaggggtttgccttgagtccgtcctttgaaaccaaacaacccagaaactttcccgaatctaccaaaaaggtacatttttgggggttgagtttgaggttggcttttcggagcacgttgagagtggatttgaggttgtcttcgtactccgaagtgcttttgcttttgacaactatgtcgtcgacatacacttcaacctgttttccgattaggtgccgaaaaagcttatctaccatcctttgataagtggctccggcattctttaaaccgaatggcatctttttataagcgaaaatgccgaaatcggtaatgaaagctgttttcggagcgtcactctcatccatcaacacttggtgatatcctttgtataaatcaagaaaacagaaaatttcgaagccgatcaaagcttctacttttttatctatattcggaaggggatagcaatctttaggacagtgcttgtttagatcggtaaaatctatgcacatccgccatcctccttcttttttcttgatcatcacaggattagccacccaagaaggatatttcacctcgaatagtacatccgcttttagtaattggcggacttcgtcatggatgacttggcttctttctgccgcaaagagtctttgcttctgttttactggccggattgaaggatcaatatttaaccgatgagtgattacctcggggggcactccggtcatgtccaacggagaccatgcaaagacatctttgtactccttgaggagctgaatggtcttttcccggagtagaggcgttcctgcgaagccgatcttgaccgctctggatggatcatcttcgtataactgaacggtcattgagttcggctctgaagtgacttcggtcatctcgcttgcctctgactccggttgctgtgattgctatgcttgatggtgccgaactgattgctcggcacttttaagcgcaatctgcagacattcttttgctctcttttgatcacctcggatgaccgctatcccacctttagtggggatcttgatggtgaggtgataagtagagcaaacggcccgaactgtgttgagccagtctctccccaggatgatgttgtacggggaccgagctttcaccacaaagaactcgatcatcgtattggagcttgtaggcgcttttcccaccgtgatcggaaggctgataataccttcagggcgggtgtcctcctgggcgaaacttttcagaggaagtggagccggactgagccgagctggatccacatccattttatcgaaacattctttaaaaagaatgctgactgacgctcctgtatccacaaatactctgtggatcagtttgtttgccacaccggcttgaatgacaatagcgtcttggtgaggagagatggctgggacgggatcggcatctgaaaatgtaatcacttcgtctttcttcagccttttatgtgttggctcctcttgattggaacctctgcgttctgcttttagggacgacttagtcttcccggcagggaga
It contains:
- the LOC121785458 gene encoding serine/threonine-protein kinase BSK1-like, whose amino-acid sequence is MGCCVSKGYPPRAAEKDHQQLQHGHRRSSSVNGAATGGFAEFSLAELKSATGNFSSDKIVSESGEKAPNVVYEGRLQNQRWIAVKKFTKMAWPDPKQFAEEAKEVGKLRHKRLANLIGYCCDGDERLLVAEFMPNETLAKHLFHWENQTPEWTMRLRVALYIAEALDYCTREGRPLYHDLNAYRVLFDENGDPRLSCFGLMKNSRDGKSYSTNLAYTPPEYLRNGRVTQESVVFSFGTVLLDLLSGKHIPPSHALDMIRGKNILLLMDSHLEGNFSTEEATAVFDLASQCLQYEPRERPKTTDLVSTLAPLQNKNDVPSYVMLGIPKHEETPSPPPHPLSPMGDACSRMDLTAIHQFLVMQHYKDDEGTNELSFQEWTQQMRDMLDARKRGDLAFRDKDFKTAIDCYSQFIDVGTMISPTVHARRSLCYLMCDQPDAALRDAMQAQCIYPDWSTAFYMQAVALAKLDMHKDAADMLNEAAMLEEKKQRSGKGS